A single window of Flavobacteriales bacterium DNA harbors:
- a CDS encoding ketoacyl-ACP synthase III, translating into MTTPTVNSIITGTGSEIPKTVIPNEHFLRNTFYYDSGELMQKPVSEIVQKFFEITEIEERRYAEPNQVASDLGLLAAKKAIASAGIDKESLDYIIVAHNFGDVDANNMRSDLVPTIASRIKQNLGIVNPYTVSYDVPFGCPGWLQALIQAHYFIQSGEAKKVLVIGTETLSRVSDPHDVDSMLYSDGAGAVVVEAREGEEKAGILHHLTRSDTIDHCQLLKMSRSYNNEVDPKAIFLKMNGRKLYEYALNHVPQTVQSCLNKAGLGLADISKVLMHQANAKMNKAILLRLFKLYNYEEADENTMPMTISKLGNNSVATLPILLDLLLTEKLNGHRIHPNQYMVFSSVGAGMNVNTVVYKMPG; encoded by the coding sequence TTGACTACACCCACTGTAAACTCAATCATCACAGGCACCGGGAGCGAGATCCCGAAAACTGTCATTCCCAACGAACATTTCCTTCGAAATACTTTCTACTACGATTCCGGTGAGCTCATGCAAAAGCCCGTATCTGAGATCGTACAGAAGTTCTTCGAGATCACGGAGATTGAGGAAAGAAGGTATGCCGAACCCAACCAGGTGGCATCCGATCTCGGACTATTGGCAGCGAAGAAAGCCATCGCTTCGGCCGGTATTGATAAAGAATCGCTGGACTACATCATCGTGGCCCATAACTTCGGAGATGTGGATGCCAACAACATGCGCTCCGACCTCGTCCCCACCATTGCATCCCGCATCAAGCAAAATCTTGGAATTGTTAATCCCTATACCGTCTCCTATGACGTTCCCTTCGGATGCCCTGGGTGGCTGCAGGCACTGATCCAGGCCCACTACTTCATCCAATCGGGCGAAGCCAAAAAGGTACTGGTAATCGGTACGGAAACGCTGTCACGTGTCAGCGACCCCCACGATGTCGACAGCATGCTCTATTCAGACGGCGCAGGTGCCGTTGTGGTGGAAGCCCGGGAAGGCGAAGAAAAAGCAGGCATCCTTCACCACCTGACCCGATCAGACACCATTGACCACTGCCAGCTCCTGAAAATGAGCCGCTCCTATAACAATGAAGTGGACCCGAAGGCCATCTTTCTGAAGATGAACGGACGCAAGCTTTACGAATACGCGCTGAACCATGTACCCCAAACGGTGCAAAGCTGCCTTAACAAAGCAGGTTTGGGCCTCGCCGACATCAGCAAGGTATTGATGCACCAGGCCAACGCCAAAATGAACAAAGCCATCCTGTTACGCCTGTTCAAACTATACAACTACGAAGAAGCCGATGAGAATACCATGCCGATGACCATCTCAAAACTCGGCAACAATTCCGTGGCCACGCTGCCCATCCTGCTCGACCTACTGCTCACTGAAAAACTCAACGGCCACCGCATCCATCCCAACCAGTACATGGTGTTCTCTTCGGTAGGCGCCGGCATGAATGTGAATACAGTGGTGTACAAGATGCCCGGTTGA
- a CDS encoding tetratricopeptide repeat protein, producing MKKLLIWMLPLCVWLAACNPSTEKDQPVSDLETLNRKILDNPNDASLYYQRSKMQAESGLYEAAIKDIDRSLKLDSTKADVYFTAGEAYFHINQTRQSRDAFEKCVRLKPDHVEALLKLAELYLYVKGYPKSVEYADQVLKIDKHQSKAYMLKGLDFKMLGDTAKAISSFQTAVEQNPDYYDAYMQLGLLSGIQHNPLAIDYYDNALRLDPVSIEAMYGKAMFYQQNGHVNQALEVYNQILTQDSRHLQTHYNLGYIYANEFKKYALAKGFFEDALKVDSTYLKAEYMIGYCDEMLGFDDKAVEIYSAVLKKDATFQLATDGLRRLGF from the coding sequence ATGAAAAAACTGCTGATATGGATGCTGCCCCTGTGTGTATGGCTGGCGGCATGTAACCCGTCGACTGAGAAAGACCAGCCTGTGTCGGACCTGGAGACGCTCAACCGGAAGATACTGGATAACCCGAACGATGCTTCGTTGTACTACCAACGTTCGAAAATGCAAGCGGAGAGCGGGCTCTACGAAGCCGCCATCAAAGACATCGACCGTTCGCTGAAGCTGGACTCCACCAAGGCCGATGTGTATTTCACTGCCGGTGAAGCCTATTTCCATATCAACCAAACGCGCCAGTCGCGTGATGCCTTTGAGAAGTGCGTGCGCCTCAAACCCGACCACGTGGAGGCCCTGCTGAAACTGGCCGAGTTGTACCTCTATGTGAAGGGTTATCCCAAGTCGGTGGAGTATGCCGACCAGGTACTGAAGATCGACAAACACCAGTCGAAGGCTTACATGCTGAAAGGGCTCGACTTTAAGATGCTTGGTGATACCGCCAAGGCCATCTCCAGCTTCCAGACGGCGGTGGAGCAGAACCCCGATTACTATGATGCCTACATGCAACTGGGCCTTCTGAGCGGTATTCAGCACAATCCGTTGGCGATCGATTACTACGACAACGCCCTCCGGCTGGACCCTGTGAGCATAGAGGCCATGTACGGGAAGGCCATGTTCTACCAGCAAAACGGCCATGTGAACCAGGCGCTGGAAGTCTATAACCAGATCCTTACACAGGATTCCAGGCACCTGCAAACCCATTACAACCTCGGCTATATCTATGCGAACGAGTTCAAGAAATATGCGCTGGCCAAAGGCTTTTTTGAAGACGCACTGAAGGTAGACAGCACCTATCTGAAGGCAGAGTACATGATCGGGTATTGCGATGAGATGCTGGGCTTTGACGATAAGGCCGTGGAGATATACTCGGCTGTGCTGAAGAAGGACGCCACGTTCCAATTGGCCACGGACGGATTGCGGCGTTTGGGATTTTAG
- a CDS encoding acyl-CoA carboxylase subunit beta — MDLTFNKNEDAMRMLLTRLRKKHEEVSLGGGKAKIEKLHEQGKLTARERIEKLIDPGKPFFEVGAFAGDGMYEEHGGCPSGGVVTGIGYVSGRQCMIVANDATVKAGAWFPITGKKNLRAQEISIENRLPIIYLVDSAGVYLPMQDEIFPDKEHFGRIFRNNAIMSSHGIIQIAAIMGSCVAGGAYLPIMSDEAMIVDKTGTIFLAGSYLVKAAIGEDIDNETLGGATTHCEISGVTDYKCKNDEDCLQRIRNIMDKVGHFEKAGFDRAEPQPPAKDPKEIYGIMPDGREKPYETMEIIERLVDNSDFEEYKASYGKTILCGLARIDGWSVGIVANQRKVIKNKKGEMQFGGVIYSDSADKAARFIMNCNQKKIPLVFLQDVTGFMVGSRSEQGGIIKDGAKMVNAMSNSVVPKFTVIMGNSFGAGNYAMCGKAYDPRLIAAWPTAQIAVMGGAQAAKTLLQIQVSALKSKGQEIDEKEKNELLKTITDRYNSQMSPYYAASRLWVDAIIDPLETRKMISMGIEMANHAPITRAFNPGVLQT, encoded by the coding sequence TTGGACCTGACATTCAACAAGAACGAGGATGCCATGCGCATGCTCCTTACCCGCCTGCGCAAAAAACACGAGGAAGTCTCCCTCGGTGGCGGCAAAGCCAAAATCGAGAAACTACACGAGCAAGGCAAGCTGACCGCCCGCGAACGCATCGAGAAACTGATCGACCCCGGTAAACCCTTTTTCGAAGTCGGCGCCTTCGCCGGCGACGGCATGTATGAAGAACACGGAGGTTGTCCCTCCGGTGGCGTGGTGACTGGTATCGGCTACGTCAGCGGACGCCAGTGCATGATTGTAGCCAACGATGCCACCGTCAAAGCCGGCGCCTGGTTCCCGATCACCGGGAAGAAAAACCTGCGGGCACAAGAGATCTCCATCGAAAACCGCCTGCCGATCATCTACCTGGTTGACAGTGCCGGCGTATACCTGCCCATGCAAGATGAGATCTTCCCTGACAAAGAACACTTCGGACGCATTTTCCGCAACAACGCCATCATGTCTTCCCACGGCATCATCCAGATCGCCGCCATCATGGGCAGTTGCGTAGCCGGAGGCGCTTACCTCCCCATCATGTCAGACGAGGCCATGATCGTGGATAAGACCGGCACCATCTTCCTCGCCGGCTCTTACCTTGTAAAGGCCGCCATCGGTGAAGACATTGATAACGAAACACTGGGCGGCGCCACCACCCATTGCGAAATCTCCGGGGTGACCGACTACAAATGCAAGAATGATGAGGATTGCCTGCAAAGGATCCGCAACATCATGGACAAGGTGGGCCACTTTGAAAAAGCCGGCTTTGACCGCGCCGAACCCCAACCACCTGCCAAAGACCCCAAAGAAATCTACGGCATCATGCCCGACGGCCGCGAGAAACCTTATGAGACGATGGAAATCATCGAACGCCTGGTAGACAATTCAGATTTCGAAGAATACAAAGCCAGCTACGGCAAAACCATCCTCTGCGGTCTCGCCCGTATCGATGGCTGGTCGGTAGGCATCGTGGCCAACCAACGAAAAGTGATCAAGAACAAGAAAGGCGAAATGCAGTTCGGCGGCGTCATCTACTCCGACTCTGCCGACAAGGCAGCCCGCTTCATCATGAACTGCAACCAGAAAAAGATCCCCTTGGTTTTCCTGCAGGATGTGACCGGCTTCATGGTCGGCTCCCGCTCGGAGCAGGGCGGTATCATCAAAGACGGCGCAAAAATGGTGAATGCCATGTCAAACAGCGTGGTGCCCAAGTTCACCGTGATCATGGGTAACTCCTTCGGCGCCGGCAATTATGCCATGTGCGGAAAAGCTTATGATCCCCGGCTGATTGCCGCATGGCCCACGGCACAAATCGCCGTAATGGGTGGCGCACAAGCCGCCAAAACGTTGCTGCAGATACAGGTAAGTGCCCTCAAAAGCAAAGGCCAGGAAATCGATGAAAAAGAAAAGAACGAACTGCTGAAAACCATCACCGACAGGTACAATTCGCAGATGTCACCTTACTATGCCGCATCCCGCCTGTGGGTAGATGCCATCATCGACCCGTTGGAGACCCGCAAGATGATCTCCATGGGTATTGAAATGGCCAACCATGCACCCATCACGCGGGCGTTCAACCCCGGCGTATTGCAAACCTGA
- a CDS encoding aminotransferase class V-fold PLP-dependent enzyme: MTHTSANDTIAERLQQLECIALQLETPATDRKTVTDAVIHYAENFLDSLEDKKAYVISEEKGAGITSLPVSESGHDIRTLLHLLETQVDEPGLNPASGGHLGYVPGGGVYYSALGDFLADVTNRYAGIFFASPGAVRMENMMIEWLAGFLGYPETCGGNLASGGSIASLIAIVTARDAMEVKARDIERSVIYLSPQVHHCLYKAIRIAGLHECIVRHLPLDERFRIRPNKLAEQIAKDKADGLKPWLVIASAGTTDTGAIDPLTEIAGIAKKENLWFHIDAAYGGFFALCDQGRELLKGMDLSDSIVVDPHKGMFLPYGLGAVLVKDRKKLMASHYYIANYMQDAHRGADIDSPADLSPELTKHFRGLRMWLPLQLLGVQPFRAAVEEKMLLARYFHNEISQWENMEVGPTPDLSVVVFRYVPTSGDADAFNQAVMDRVLQIGRFFFSTTRIDGKFMLRVCILSFRTHRKMMDEALAILKEQIAQLEREQAVV; the protein is encoded by the coding sequence ATGACACATACATCCGCCAACGACACCATCGCCGAACGCCTGCAACAACTGGAATGCATCGCCCTGCAACTGGAAACGCCCGCGACCGACCGCAAAACGGTCACCGACGCGGTGATCCACTACGCCGAAAACTTTCTCGATTCACTGGAAGACAAGAAGGCCTATGTGATCAGCGAAGAGAAAGGCGCCGGTATCACCAGCCTCCCTGTCAGCGAATCCGGGCACGACATCCGAACCCTGCTTCACCTGCTCGAAACACAGGTGGATGAACCCGGCCTGAACCCGGCTTCCGGCGGCCACCTCGGCTACGTTCCGGGCGGCGGCGTTTACTATTCAGCCCTGGGCGACTTCCTCGCCGATGTCACCAACCGGTACGCCGGCATCTTCTTCGCTTCCCCCGGCGCCGTACGCATGGAGAACATGATGATCGAATGGCTGGCCGGATTCCTCGGATACCCGGAAACCTGCGGCGGCAACCTGGCCTCCGGCGGCAGCATCGCCAGCCTGATCGCCATCGTAACCGCCCGCGATGCCATGGAGGTGAAAGCACGCGACATCGAACGCTCGGTTATCTACCTGAGTCCACAGGTACACCATTGCCTGTACAAAGCCATCCGCATCGCCGGACTGCACGAATGCATCGTGCGCCACCTGCCGCTCGACGAAAGGTTCCGCATCCGGCCCAATAAGCTTGCGGAACAGATCGCAAAAGACAAGGCAGACGGACTCAAACCCTGGCTGGTCATCGCCTCCGCAGGTACCACCGACACCGGCGCCATTGATCCGCTCACGGAAATTGCCGGCATCGCCAAAAAGGAAAACCTATGGTTCCACATCGATGCTGCCTATGGCGGTTTCTTTGCCCTGTGCGACCAGGGACGTGAATTATTGAAAGGCATGGACCTGTCGGATTCCATCGTAGTGGATCCACACAAAGGCATGTTCCTTCCTTACGGACTCGGAGCTGTGTTGGTAAAAGACAGGAAGAAGCTGATGGCCTCTCATTACTACATCGCGAATTACATGCAGGACGCCCACCGCGGCGCCGACATCGATTCCCCCGCCGACCTCTCACCCGAACTCACCAAGCACTTCCGCGGCCTGCGCATGTGGCTGCCCCTGCAGCTGCTGGGCGTGCAACCGTTCAGGGCCGCCGTGGAAGAAAAGATGTTGCTGGCCCGCTACTTCCACAACGAGATCAGCCAATGGGAAAACATGGAAGTGGGCCCAACACCCGACCTGTCAGTGGTGGTGTTCCGCTATGTACCTACATCCGGAGATGCCGACGCTTTCAACCAGGCGGTAATGGACCGTGTATTGCAGATCGGCAGGTTCTTCTTCTCAACCACCCGCATTGACGGGAAGTTCATGCTACGCGTTTGCATTCTATCCTTCAGAACACACAGAAAAATGATGGATGAAGCATTGGCCATCCTGAAGGAACAGATCGCGCAATTGGAACGTGAACAGGCCGTTGTGTAG
- a CDS encoding DinB family protein codes for MDAKHMLRDLLVYHDHFNRAILELLIAHQDRVDERAHPLFCHILNAQRIWNNRLRGKTSSSPFETFPLENALVVQEENHRTTLSLLGDMDPNAVISYQNTKGQSFQNTAGDILLHVCNHTTHHRAQIVSMLRAADITPPVSDYIFFKRGF; via the coding sequence ATGGACGCCAAACACATGCTCCGCGACCTGCTCGTATACCACGATCATTTCAATCGTGCGATATTGGAGTTGTTGATCGCACATCAAGATCGGGTGGATGAACGCGCCCACCCCCTGTTCTGTCACATCCTGAACGCACAACGAATCTGGAACAACCGACTCCGGGGAAAAACATCTTCATCTCCCTTTGAAACGTTTCCGTTGGAAAACGCCCTCGTTGTTCAGGAAGAGAACCATCGCACCACCCTTTCCCTGTTGGGAGATATGGATCCGAACGCAGTCATCTCCTATCAAAACACCAAGGGGCAATCGTTTCAAAACACAGCTGGCGACATCCTCCTCCATGTATGCAACCACACCACCCACCACCGGGCCCAAATCGTGTCGATGCTTCGTGCTGCAGATATCACACCACCTGTTTCCGACTACATTTTCTTCAAACGGGGCTTCTGA
- a CDS encoding glycosyltransferase: MSAMKLSVIIVNYNVKFFLEQCLMSVQKAAAGLDVEVWVVDNNSVDGSMAMVRERFPWVKCINNKQNVGFSRANNQAIRESSGEYILLLNPDTVLEEDTLSKSVSFMDAHPDAGGLGVKMVDGNGKFLRESKRSLPTPSVAFYKIFGLSTLFPKSAIFSRYHLGHLDENKTHKVEILAGAYMMLRKEALDKTGLLDESFFMYGEDIDLSYRLIKAGYKNYYLPETRIIHYKGESTKKSSVNYVLVFYKAMIIFARKHFSQKNARVFSTLIHTAIYLRAFTAIVTRLVKAALRPLADGLLIWSGLALMAPYYASHVQFPEGGSYPDFFGNIMLPAYTLIWILSLALNGAYRKPARAIRIVRGIASGTLAILALYALLDKQYQVSRAMILIGSAWAFAVVFGVFLIRSLFKGSGWSLDEDRPRQVLVIGNETEARRVRGLLEQTPSRVHILGFVLPDENTRDTSGLNYLGSIQQLRELAIIYKADEVIFCSQDLTAHHIIDTMSALDGMDVQFRIAPPEALFIIGSQSIEAPTDLYVIDVNSLAQVFNRRNKRFADVASAIVLLALTPFTWFMVKGPRGYLKNIFQVLTGKKTWVGYHPNAGDAGNLPRLRPGILTPSDALREKSLQPQTLQELNMLYARDYSVSHDLAIMLKGFAYLGRQ, translated from the coding sequence ATATCCGCCATGAAACTCTCCGTCATCATCGTCAACTACAACGTTAAGTTCTTCCTGGAACAATGCCTGATGTCTGTGCAAAAAGCCGCAGCCGGACTCGACGTGGAAGTATGGGTGGTGGACAACAACAGCGTAGACGGATCCATGGCCATGGTACGCGAGCGTTTTCCGTGGGTGAAATGCATCAACAACAAACAGAACGTGGGGTTCAGTCGCGCCAACAACCAGGCAATCCGTGAATCCTCAGGCGAATACATCCTCCTCCTGAACCCCGATACGGTGCTGGAGGAAGACACCCTTTCCAAATCCGTCAGCTTCATGGACGCCCACCCCGATGCGGGCGGACTGGGCGTGAAGATGGTGGATGGCAATGGCAAGTTCCTGCGGGAGTCGAAACGCAGTCTGCCCACCCCTTCGGTTGCGTTTTACAAGATTTTCGGCCTGTCGACCCTGTTCCCGAAATCAGCCATCTTCTCACGTTACCACCTGGGTCACCTGGACGAGAACAAAACCCACAAGGTAGAGATCCTGGCGGGAGCCTATATGATGCTGCGCAAGGAAGCGCTGGACAAAACCGGCCTGCTGGATGAGTCGTTCTTCATGTACGGGGAAGACATTGACCTGTCGTATCGCCTGATCAAAGCCGGGTATAAAAACTACTACCTGCCCGAGACGCGTATCATTCACTACAAAGGGGAAAGCACGAAAAAGAGCAGTGTGAATTATGTGCTGGTGTTTTACAAGGCGATGATCATCTTCGCCAGGAAACATTTCTCCCAGAAGAACGCGCGGGTGTTCAGCACACTCATTCATACCGCCATTTACCTGCGCGCCTTCACCGCCATCGTCACACGGCTGGTGAAAGCCGCCCTACGCCCGCTTGCCGACGGGCTGCTTATCTGGTCGGGCCTTGCCCTGATGGCACCGTACTACGCATCACATGTACAATTTCCCGAAGGCGGCAGTTATCCCGACTTCTTTGGCAACATCATGCTGCCAGCCTATACGCTGATATGGATTTTGTCTCTGGCCCTCAACGGGGCTTACAGGAAACCCGCCAGGGCCATCCGGATTGTGAGGGGCATCGCCTCCGGCACACTTGCCATCCTCGCATTGTATGCGCTGCTCGACAAACAATACCAGGTATCCAGGGCCATGATCCTGATTGGATCCGCATGGGCATTCGCCGTGGTTTTCGGCGTGTTCCTGATCCGGTCGCTGTTCAAAGGAAGCGGATGGAGCCTGGATGAAGACAGGCCCCGCCAGGTGCTGGTGATCGGCAATGAAACGGAAGCCAGGCGCGTGAGAGGACTCCTGGAACAAACCCCCTCCCGTGTGCATATCCTGGGTTTTGTACTCCCGGACGAAAATACCAGGGATACATCTGGACTGAATTACCTCGGCTCCATCCAGCAACTGCGTGAACTGGCAATCATTTATAAAGCAGACGAGGTCATCTTCTGCTCCCAGGACCTGACCGCCCATCACATCATCGACACCATGTCTGCACTGGACGGTATGGACGTGCAGTTCCGCATCGCACCGCCGGAAGCGCTCTTCATCATCGGCAGCCAATCGATCGAAGCGCCTACGGATCTGTACGTGATCGACGTCAACTCGCTCGCACAGGTGTTCAACCGCCGCAACAAACGTTTCGCTGATGTGGCATCCGCCATTGTGCTGCTTGCACTGACTCCTTTCACCTGGTTCATGGTGAAAGGTCCGCGCGGCTACCTGAAGAACATTTTCCAGGTACTAACCGGTAAAAAAACATGGGTGGGCTACCATCCAAACGCTGGTGACGCCGGCAACCTGCCCAGGCTGAGACCGGGCATCCTCACTCCTTCCGATGCCTTACGGGAGAAATCGCTTCAACCCCAAACCCTGCAGGAACTGAACATGCTGTACGCACGTGATTACAGTGTTTCCCACGACCTGGCAATCATGCTGAAAGGATTTGCATACCTGGGACGACAATAG
- a CDS encoding DUF4919 domain-containing protein, giving the protein MKKLTFIGLLALIVQTASAQKFAFSYSDDFNRLRTEAAAPEQAGVNQQNLDRFVAADTTLKDEEVLKLLIAQTTRSNYQPYNLAFTEVQTGKLNEEGKFAEALALCDSILQIFPFSTKALIEGSFACFKLNKPDSSRNLAIRFNRIMRAVARSGTGTDPEHAFFALSPMDPPLFISRFLDAKVGDITTTRDIHNLQVDMVEMKWPDPSTGQPQSRVLYFYIDHAAQTMSKDVKSASEQKESPAPQPEIPNTKKKSGKKEK; this is encoded by the coding sequence GTGAAAAAACTTACATTCATCGGCCTGCTGGCACTCATCGTGCAAACCGCCTCCGCCCAGAAGTTCGCCTTTTCTTATTCAGATGATTTCAACCGCCTGCGCACCGAAGCCGCCGCGCCCGAACAGGCCGGTGTGAACCAGCAGAACCTGGACCGGTTCGTCGCCGCCGACACCACCCTGAAAGACGAAGAAGTTTTGAAGCTGCTGATCGCCCAGACCACCCGTAGCAACTACCAACCCTACAACCTGGCCTTTACCGAGGTGCAAACCGGAAAACTCAATGAAGAAGGAAAATTTGCGGAAGCACTTGCGCTGTGTGATTCCATCCTGCAGATTTTCCCGTTTTCCACCAAAGCCCTCATCGAAGGTTCCTTTGCCTGCTTCAAACTGAACAAGCCCGACTCCAGCCGCAACCTGGCGATCCGCTTCAACCGCATCATGCGCGCCGTCGCCCGCAGCGGCACCGGCACCGACCCCGAGCATGCCTTCTTCGCCCTGAGCCCCATGGACCCTCCCCTCTTTATCTCCCGCTTCCTGGATGCGAAAGTCGGCGATATCACCACCACCCGCGACATCCACAACCTGCAGGTAGACATGGTGGAAATGAAATGGCCCGACCCCTCCACCGGCCAACCCCAAAGCCGTGTCCTCTATTTCTACATCGACCACGCCGCACAAACCATGTCCAAAGATGTGAAGTCGGCTTCCGAGCAGAAAGAGTCACCCGCCCCACAACCTGAGATCCCCAACACCAAGAAGAAGTCCGGAAAAAAGGAAAAGTGA
- the recA gene encoding recombinase RecA encodes MATAVEKKTEDKIDANKQKALQLTLDKLEKTYGKGAIMRMGDSAVEEMEVIPSGSLTLDIALGVNGYPKGRIIEIYGPESSGKTTLAIHAIAEAQKRGGIAAIIDAEHAFDRFYAQKLGVDIENLLISQPDNGEQALEIADNLIRSGAIDILVIDSVAALTPRSEIEGEMGDSQMGLQARLMSQALRKLTATISKTKCCCIFINQLRQKIGVMFGNPETTTGGNALKFYASIRLDIRRTSQLKDGENASGNRAKVKVVKNKVAPPFRTAEFDIMFGAGISKTGELIDLGTDKNIIQKSGSWFSYEGTKLGQGRDAVKQLLSDNPELAEEIENKIKEVIAKEEEGK; translated from the coding sequence ATGGCCACCGCTGTAGAAAAAAAGACCGAAGACAAGATCGACGCGAACAAGCAGAAAGCGCTGCAACTGACGCTCGACAAGCTTGAAAAAACATATGGCAAAGGTGCCATCATGCGCATGGGCGATTCCGCCGTGGAAGAAATGGAAGTCATCCCTTCCGGCTCACTGACCCTCGACATTGCCCTGGGTGTGAACGGCTACCCCAAGGGCCGCATCATTGAAATCTATGGTCCGGAGTCTTCCGGTAAAACCACCCTGGCCATCCATGCCATCGCCGAAGCACAGAAGCGCGGCGGCATCGCAGCCATCATCGATGCAGAGCACGCGTTCGACCGCTTCTATGCGCAGAAGCTGGGCGTGGACATCGAGAACCTCCTGATCTCCCAACCCGACAACGGTGAGCAGGCCCTCGAAATCGCTGATAACCTCATCCGTTCCGGCGCCATCGACATCCTCGTGATCGACTCGGTAGCGGCGCTCACGCCCCGCAGCGAGATCGAAGGGGAGATGGGTGATTCGCAGATGGGTCTCCAGGCCCGCCTGATGTCGCAGGCACTGCGTAAGCTCACTGCCACCATCAGCAAAACCAAATGCTGCTGCATCTTCATCAACCAGCTTCGCCAGAAGATCGGCGTGATGTTCGGCAACCCCGAAACCACCACAGGCGGTAACGCGCTCAAGTTTTATGCGTCCATCCGCCTGGATATCCGTCGCACCAGCCAGTTGAAAGACGGTGAGAACGCTTCCGGTAACCGCGCCAAGGTGAAGGTGGTGAAGAACAAGGTGGCGCCGCCGTTCCGTACCGCCGAGTTCGACATCATGTTCGGCGCCGGTATCTCCAAAACGGGAGAGCTGATCGATCTGGGTACCGACAAGAACATCATCCAGAAAAGCGGATCATGGTTCAGTTATGAAGGCACCAAACTCGGCCAGGGCCGCGATGCCGTGAAGCAATTGCTGAGCGACAACCCCGAACTCGCCGAAGAGATCGAAAACAAAATCAAGGAAGTCATCGCGAAGGAAGAAGAAGGAAAGTAA
- the recR gene encoding recombination protein RecR, with protein sequence MENQSSYLFEEAVLAFSKLPGIGKKSAIRMVLHLLRQDAEEMEAFGQAVLNLRHGVKYCRSCHNMSDGELCHICKDPMRDGHTICVVENLRDVLAIENTRQFKGRYHVLGGIISPMDGIGPADLNIEDLVEKAAKGEVSEIIMALSTTMEGDTTNFYLYKRLKDHGVRVSTLARGVSIGDDLEFADETTLGRSLSHRIPYEDLIGR encoded by the coding sequence TTGGAGAATCAATCATCTTATCTTTTCGAAGAAGCAGTGCTGGCTTTCAGCAAGCTCCCGGGCATCGGCAAGAAATCGGCCATCCGTATGGTGCTGCATCTGCTGCGTCAGGATGCGGAGGAAATGGAAGCCTTCGGACAGGCTGTGCTGAACCTGCGCCATGGAGTCAAGTACTGCCGCTCCTGCCACAACATGTCCGACGGCGAACTGTGCCACATCTGCAAAGACCCCATGCGCGACGGTCACACCATCTGCGTGGTGGAAAACCTGCGTGATGTGCTGGCCATCGAAAACACCCGCCAGTTCAAAGGACGCTATCACGTGCTGGGCGGCATCATCTCACCCATGGATGGTATCGGTCCGGCCGACCTGAATATCGAAGACCTGGTGGAAAAAGCGGCGAAGGGCGAAGTGTCGGAGATCATCATGGCACTCAGCACCACGATGGAAGGAGATACCACCAATTTCTACCTTTACAAACGACTCAAAGATCACGGCGTTCGCGTATCCACACTGGCCCGTGGCGTTTCCATCGGCGACGACCTGGAGTTTGCCGACGAGACCACGCTCGGACGCTCACTGTCGCACCGCATACCTTACGAAGACCTCATAGGAAGATAG
- the bcp gene encoding thioredoxin-dependent thiol peroxidase translates to MLKPGDKAPVFSGKDQDGNAISLENFKGKKVVLYFYPKDDTPGCTAESCNLRDNYDMLLKKGFAVVGVSADTVKSHKKFAVKFDLPFPLLADTEKETINAYGVWGPKKFMGREYDGIIRTTFVIGETGIIEEVITDVNTAEHTSQVLESMSG, encoded by the coding sequence ATGTTGAAGCCAGGTGACAAAGCGCCCGTTTTTTCCGGTAAGGATCAGGATGGCAATGCCATCTCCCTGGAGAATTTCAAGGGGAAGAAAGTGGTGCTGTATTTTTATCCCAAAGATGATACACCGGGTTGCACGGCGGAATCCTGCAACCTGCGCGACAATTACGACATGCTGTTGAAGAAGGGCTTTGCCGTGGTGGGCGTGAGCGCCGACACGGTGAAAAGCCACAAGAAGTTCGCCGTCAAGTTCGACCTGCCGTTCCCTTTGCTCGCCGACACCGAGAAGGAAACCATCAACGCCTATGGCGTGTGGGGGCCCAAGAAGTTCATGGGTCGCGAATACGATGGCATCATCCGCACCACATTCGTGATCGGCGAGACCGGTATCATCGAAGAGGTGATCACCGATGTGAACACGGCCGAGCATACCAGCCAGGTCCTTGAAAGCATGTCGGGATAG